The window GCCGACATGCCGATGATCGCCCGCGTCGACATGCCGCTCAAGAATCAGGGCGTGATCGAGGGCCACCACGGCAACTTCACCCAGGACGGCCGTTATTTCTTCATCCTCAATCGAGGTCCAGGCAGCAAGGCCGAGGGCAATGAAGTGGCGGTGTTCGACGCCAAAACCAAGAAGTATGTTGACCGCACCGACACCGGCAGCAGCGGCATCGGCCACACCTACAACACGCCGGATGGCAAATACGCGGTGGTGACCAACTACGGCAACAACAAGATATCCATCATCGATGCCAAGACCTTCAAGCTGGTCAAGGATCTGACCATCGGCAAGGGCCGCATGGGTCATGTTGCCTTCACCTCCGACAGCCGCTGGGGCTATGTGTCCAACGCCGGCGACGGCAACCTGCACAAAATCGACATGAGCACGCTGGAACTGGTCAAGGAGATCCAGACCGGCAATGCCGCCGGCGGCACGCAGGTGTTGAACGTCTGGACCAATATCTTCGAAGAATTGCCGCGCTGAGTTGTCCCTCATCAAGCGTGGATGGCGGTGGGGCCCAGTTGGCTTGGTCCTCGCCGATTTTCTGCTGGTGGGACGGCACTGCTTGCCGCCTCATGGGCGCGAATCGGTGGTGGCAGTGATCGGGGCGCGACGTGGGAGGTTTTACGGGGAAGATCGGTACGAAATCGACGATTGTCGGCCTACATTCTCGAGCCGGACATCCCCCAGCCGAAGGACGGCCGGGTGATGGAGCTATACCCTTAGCCTTTGCGTCGAGTGCCAATCACGAGGGCGATGCCCCCAAGGATTGCCAGGGAGCCAAGTGTCAGGCGAGGCGTTATCGTCTCGCCGAGAAAAAGCACACCGCCGAGCGCGGTCAGCACGGGCACGCTGAGTTGCACGGTGGCTGCGTGCGTGGCGGTCAATCCCGGGAGGGCGGTGTACCAGATGGCGTATCCGACTCCGGAGGCGAGTGCGCCCGACGCGATCGCGGAGGTGATTCCCGGCCAGTCTGCGGCAAGCGGTATGGGAGCGATGATGACCAGCGCCAAGGCCAAGGGAACGGCGCGCAGGAAGTTGCCGGCCGTCGCTTCGATGGCACTGGTGGTGCCGCGACCGCGCAGGGAATAGACGCCCCAGGCGGCGCCGGCGACGATCATCAACGCGGCACTGAACGGCGGTGGCGCGGTCAGCCCCGGCAGCAGCAGCCCGATCAGGCCGGCGATGGCGAGCAACAGACCGAGTATTTGCGCAATGCGGAGACGCTCTCCAGACCAGATGCCATAGCCGATCATGGTCAATTGCACAGCGCCGAACAGCAGCAGGGCCCCGACGGCGGCGGATAGCTGCAGGTAGGCATAGGAGAATCCGGCTGCGTAGGCGAAAAGCGCCAGGGCGGAGCGCCAGCTGCCAGCAGGCGGGCGGGGGGCGTTGCGTTGTTGCCACCAGACGATGAGCAGCAAGGTGATGGCGCCGGAGGCGATGCGCACGCCGGTAAAACTGGCGGCGTCGATACCCGTGCCTCGTAGCGCGAGGCGGCAGAGGAGCGAGTTTGCCGCAAAGGCGGTCATAGCCAAGGCGACTAGCAGGAAAAGCCGGCTGCTGTACGAACCTGGGGTAGGCTGCGGCGCTGAGTTCATGGTTTGTCTCCGCAAGGGTTGTATATTTCTTGTCGGGTACGACGGGATCAAAGCAGCGGGTCCGGTATCTGAATCGCCGGGAACCGCGCGGATGGGCGCCCGGTTACCGTCCGCAAGCGGCGACGTGAGCACTCCCGGTGTTTCTTGCAGGGAGTGCTTGCGTCGTCGGCGATTTAAGATTTTCTGCTGGCGGGACGGCACTGCTTGCGGCTCAAGCGAGCAACAGCAATGCTTGCATGTCCTTCGTCATATCTATTCAGTAATATGCTTACCGTGGAATCATATCAGTCATGTTTTCGCGGCGGAACCCTGTGTCCGGGCCTGTCGTTTATCACCGACGCCGGACTGACTCAAACGCGGAAACCACCGCAACATGCGAAAGTCGCCATGGATCAGTCCGTGCGCCACCAGGCCTGCAGCCAGCCCCCAGAATGCCCCACCCAGGCCGAACAGCGTGATATTGGCCGCGGTCGCAAGGAAGGTGATGAGCGCCGTTTCACGCCCGCGTAAATCGACCAGTGCGGTGGCAAGGCTGCCCCCAATCGCCCCGAGCAGGGCAAGACCGGCCAGCGTGGTAATGAAGGTCGGCGGCAGTACCACGAACAAAGTCGCCAGCGTCGTGCCGAAGGCGCCAACGAGGACGTAGAAGACGCCGCAGGCGAGGCCGGCGATGTACCGCTTCCCGGATTCTTCGTGCGATTCCTTGCCGGTGCAGATCGCCGCCGTGATCGCCGCGACGTTGAAGGCATGCGAGCCGAACGGCGCCATCAACAGCGAGCCGAATCCCGTCACGGTGAGGATCGGATTGGCACTGGTCTTGAACCCGTCGTTGCGCAGTACCAGCATGCCCGGCATGTACTGGCCGGTCAACGTGATGACGAACAGGGGGATCGCGACGCTGAGCAGCGCGGTCATCGAGAAGGCGGGGGGCGTGAATACAGGCATGGCCAGTTCCAGAGCCACGGTTCCGAAGCTGACCTGTCCCATTCCGAGCAGGAGTGCGATGCCGGCGATCAGCAC is drawn from Candidatus Nitricoxidivorans perseverans and contains these coding sequences:
- a CDS encoding benzoate/H(+) symporter BenE family transporter — its product is MNSASIRPADLTHPIIAALISVIVNYGGTFILVFQGAKVAGLSPEQTASWIWSVSIGVGLTGAWLSFRYREPIITAWSTPGAAFLIAVLPNTPYAEMIGAYMLSAVGFIVLGASGYFERVVKMIPPGIAAGLLAGILLRFGIGAFGSAGMDPLLVGALILTYALLRRFTARYAIVGVLIAGIALLLGMGQVSFGTVALELAMPVFTPPAFSMTALLSVAIPLFVITLTGQYMPGMLVLRNDGFKTSANPILTVTGFGSLLMAPFGSHAFNVAAITAAICTGKESHEESGKRYIAGLACGVFYVLVGAFGTTLATLFVVLPPTFITTLAGLALLGAIGGSLATALVDLRGRETALITFLATAANITLFGLGGAFWGLAAGLVAHGLIHGDFRMLRWFPRLSQSGVGDKRQARTQGSAAKT
- a CDS encoding DMT family transporter, producing the protein MNSAPQPTPGSYSSRLFLLVALAMTAFAANSLLCRLALRGTGIDAASFTGVRIASGAITLLLIVWWQQRNAPRPPAGSWRSALALFAYAAGFSYAYLQLSAAVGALLLFGAVQLTMIGYGIWSGERLRIAQILGLLLAIAGLIGLLLPGLTAPPPFSAALMIVAGAAWGVYSLRGRGTTSAIEATAGNFLRAVPLALALVIIAPIPLAADWPGITSAIASGALASGVGYAIWYTALPGLTATHAATVQLSVPVLTALGGVLFLGETITPRLTLGSLAILGGIALVIGTRRKG